From one Paenibacillus terrae HPL-003 genomic stretch:
- a CDS encoding rhomboid family intramembrane serine protease, translating into MIFLRYENWKSYLRFYPVTCLILLINIVMFIVLTVHGGSENSLTLIRYGALINEEPFTAQLWRYVSAMFLHAGFDHLFFNSFAILVFAPPLERLLGSFRYALLYLATGIVGNVMSIAHYNMAAETTVSVGASGAIYGIYGAFLYVALFQRTLMDEASRKTLYTLLGFGILFSFAVANINWTAHFGGLLSGFFLYGLMIRLTGQRKRH; encoded by the coding sequence TTGATTTTTTTACGTTATGAGAACTGGAAAAGTTATTTGCGTTTTTACCCGGTAACCTGTTTGATTCTGCTTATCAATATCGTGATGTTTATTGTGCTGACTGTTCATGGTGGATCGGAAAATAGTTTAACGCTGATCCGGTATGGAGCCTTGATCAATGAGGAGCCCTTTACCGCCCAGTTATGGCGGTATGTGTCAGCTATGTTTTTACACGCGGGATTTGATCATCTTTTCTTTAATTCCTTTGCGATTCTCGTATTTGCTCCGCCGCTGGAACGTCTGCTAGGGTCCTTTCGATACGCGCTGTTGTACCTCGCTACAGGCATTGTAGGAAACGTAATGTCCATTGCGCATTACAACATGGCAGCGGAAACCACGGTCTCTGTAGGGGCCTCAGGAGCGATATATGGCATCTACGGTGCATTTCTGTACGTTGCCCTGTTCCAGCGGACGCTTATGGATGAGGCTTCACGCAAAACACTGTACACGCTACTCGGCTTTGGTATCCTGTTTTCGTTTGCTGTGGCGAATATTAACTGGACCGCCCATTTTGGAGGACTGCTCAGCGGGTTTTTCCTGTATGGATTGATGATCAGATTGACTGGCCAACGTAAACGTCACTAA
- a CDS encoding LysR family transcriptional regulator, protein MELRQLQYFMKVAQKEHVTQAAEELHVAQSAVSRQIHQLEEELGVNLFMQKGRNLQLTPVGQLFCKRVETIIKDLERAVLEVHEFLDPEGGEIRIGFPHSLGIHLIPTVVAEFRKRYPNVKFRFKQGMYPSLIRDVLAGEVDLAFVSPFPDRHDHVEGDVVLTEELFAVLPPNHPLASAGHITLDQLKGEKFILFRDGYSLRPIVWQACLEAGFTPDIAFEGEETDTIRGLVAAGMGVSLLPEMALFQTNPLQPARVSIVDPEVTRTIGLIHRRDDKLPLVAKSFRTFLLQYFGLQGSGTVTDGSAKAD, encoded by the coding sequence GTGGAACTACGACAGTTGCAATACTTCATGAAGGTAGCGCAAAAGGAACATGTCACTCAGGCGGCCGAGGAGCTGCATGTGGCGCAATCTGCGGTCAGTCGGCAAATTCATCAGCTTGAAGAGGAGCTGGGTGTGAACCTTTTTATGCAAAAGGGCCGAAACTTGCAGCTTACACCAGTGGGGCAGTTATTTTGCAAGCGGGTTGAAACGATTATAAAGGATTTGGAGCGGGCTGTTCTGGAGGTCCATGAGTTTTTAGACCCGGAGGGTGGAGAAATTCGTATAGGCTTCCCACACAGTTTGGGCATTCATCTTATTCCTACGGTTGTAGCTGAATTTCGTAAACGGTATCCGAATGTTAAATTCAGATTCAAACAGGGGATGTACCCAAGTTTGATCCGTGATGTGTTAGCGGGTGAGGTGGATTTGGCTTTTGTATCCCCTTTTCCAGATCGTCATGATCATGTCGAGGGAGATGTGGTGTTGACCGAGGAACTGTTTGCGGTCCTGCCTCCTAACCACCCTTTGGCTTCAGCCGGGCACATCACGCTGGATCAGCTTAAGGGAGAAAAGTTCATTCTGTTCAGAGACGGTTACTCCTTGCGTCCGATTGTCTGGCAGGCTTGTCTGGAGGCTGGATTTACGCCGGACATCGCTTTTGAAGGCGAGGAGACGGATACGATCCGCGGATTAGTTGCCGCAGGCATGGGGGTCAGCCTTTTGCCGGAAATGGCGTTGTTCCAAACCAATCCGCTCCAACCCGCGAGAGTGTCGATTGTTGACCCCGAAGTGACGCGAACCATTGGCTTAATTCACCGTAGAGATGACAAGCTTCCGTTGGTTGCCAAATCGTTCCGCACTTTTTTGTTGCAATATTTTGGTCTTCAAGGTAGCGGCACTGTGACGGATGGAAGTGCTAAAGCGGACTAA
- a CDS encoding zinc metallopeptidase: MMGMYLLIILAFGLSLWAQFRVKGTFNKWSDVPNENGMTGYDAARHMLDRNGLHDVSIEPVPGALSDHYDPMQRVVRLSEPVYYEKSISAVAVACHEVGHAIQHQEHYPMLALRHRIFPIVNFASGLAPFLLIAGFLFSYTNLIGLGIIFFSATVAFQLITLPVEFNASNRAREIMVSEGFIRSDEERGVAKVLNAAALTYVAAALVSLLELIRLIGIFNSRD; encoded by the coding sequence ATGATGGGGATGTATCTATTAATTATTCTTGCGTTCGGCTTATCCTTGTGGGCGCAATTCCGTGTTAAAGGTACCTTTAACAAATGGTCTGATGTTCCTAACGAAAACGGCATGACAGGCTACGATGCCGCCCGGCACATGCTGGATCGCAACGGTTTGCATGACGTGTCCATTGAACCTGTACCCGGTGCGTTATCTGACCACTATGATCCGATGCAACGCGTAGTGCGCTTGTCCGAGCCTGTATATTATGAAAAATCTATTTCCGCAGTTGCTGTGGCTTGCCACGAGGTCGGCCATGCGATTCAGCATCAAGAGCATTATCCTATGCTGGCGCTGCGTCACCGGATTTTCCCGATTGTGAACTTCGCATCTGGTCTTGCACCGTTTCTGTTGATTGCCGGGTTCCTGTTCAGCTACACTAACCTGATTGGCTTGGGCATTATCTTTTTCTCAGCGACTGTCGCTTTTCAATTAATTACATTGCCAGTCGAATTTAATGCTTCCAACCGCGCCCGTGAAATTATGGTGTCCGAAGGATTTATCCGCAGTGATGAAGAACGGGGTGTAGCTAAAGTATTGAATGCCGCTGCATTAACATATGTGGCCGCCGCTCTCGTTTCCTTGCTGGAGCTGATTCGTCTAATCGGTATCTTTAACAGCCGTGACTAA
- a CDS encoding MerR family transcriptional regulator, producing MKLYRIGELAKTAGVSERTIDYYTKLGLITPEERSLKNYRLYNDETLKRLERINQMKQEKYSLEEIKQTLMKWNSVSGEEHVTDKLTSLEMHMQRLEREVNELQPLLGQLKPVQARKLLTGLLPQSAACIEALKYLLEHSSMM from the coding sequence ATGAAGCTATATCGAATTGGCGAGCTAGCCAAGACGGCTGGTGTCAGCGAACGGACCATTGATTATTATACGAAGCTCGGTTTGATCACACCTGAAGAACGGTCTTTGAAAAATTATCGGCTATACAATGATGAAACTTTAAAAAGACTTGAACGTATTAACCAAATGAAACAAGAGAAGTATAGCCTTGAAGAAATCAAACAGACATTAATGAAGTGGAATTCGGTTTCAGGCGAAGAGCACGTCACCGACAAGCTGACAAGTCTGGAGATGCACATGCAGCGCCTGGAGCGCGAAGTCAATGAGCTACAACCTCTTTTGGGGCAGCTCAAGCCCGTTCAAGCGCGTAAGCTGCTTACGGGTCTACTACCACAAAGCGCCGCTTGTATCGAAGCTTTGAAGTATTTGCTGGAGCATAGCTCTATGATGTAA
- a CDS encoding ammonium transporter: MRKKWFVALLAMLTVLAFPVGAFAADGPTNIQLQAGLNTAFTFLAFILVFFMQAGFALLEAGSTRMKNAGHVAGKTILTTGVAALSFWALGFGLGFGNDGGNGFMGLTGFFMSGTDAAVSFDSLSGLDVPITIMFLFHFAFAAVSLSIACGGMAERAKLSVYIIFGILFSIVIYPVVAHWVWGGGWLGKLGMQDYAGSTVVHLTGATAALVATLLLKPRLGKFNKDGKPNIIPGHNQVYSILGVIILWFGWFGFNPGSAVSAMNDGFFGYVAVTTNLAAAAGGVFALLVSWMVYGKADIPSMLNGVLAALVAITGACAFVAPWAALVIGAVAGIITFFTAQWFERARVDDPVYAFSVHGIAGMWGAISTGLFATPELVKITGVGQAGLFYGGGLTQLGVQLLGLVGTFAFVFVISFIILGAMKAIMGIRVTEEEETMGLDISEHGTYGYPEQMKLVAEAEKRSGIVS, encoded by the coding sequence ATGAGAAAAAAGTGGTTTGTTGCATTACTGGCCATGCTGACGGTACTGGCTTTTCCGGTGGGGGCATTCGCTGCTGATGGTCCGACAAATATTCAGCTTCAAGCTGGATTAAACACGGCGTTTACCTTCTTGGCATTTATTCTTGTGTTTTTCATGCAGGCGGGATTTGCATTGCTGGAGGCAGGCTCCACACGAATGAAGAATGCGGGGCATGTCGCTGGCAAAACGATACTCACCACGGGCGTTGCTGCATTGTCCTTCTGGGCTCTCGGGTTCGGGCTAGGCTTCGGTAACGATGGCGGTAACGGATTTATGGGGCTGACGGGTTTCTTCATGAGCGGCACGGATGCTGCTGTATCGTTTGACTCCCTTTCAGGTCTGGATGTTCCGATTACAATCATGTTTTTGTTCCACTTTGCTTTTGCTGCGGTGTCTCTTTCTATCGCATGTGGGGGAATGGCAGAGCGTGCAAAATTAAGTGTATACATCATTTTCGGTATTTTGTTCTCCATCGTAATCTATCCGGTTGTAGCTCACTGGGTATGGGGCGGCGGCTGGCTTGGCAAGCTGGGCATGCAGGATTATGCCGGCTCGACGGTAGTCCATCTGACAGGTGCTACGGCGGCACTTGTCGCTACATTGCTGCTGAAACCGCGTTTGGGCAAGTTCAATAAAGACGGCAAGCCGAATATTATTCCTGGACATAATCAGGTGTATTCCATACTGGGTGTTATTATTCTCTGGTTTGGCTGGTTCGGATTTAATCCGGGTAGTGCTGTATCGGCCATGAATGACGGTTTCTTCGGGTATGTGGCGGTAACCACGAATCTTGCGGCGGCGGCAGGTGGAGTATTTGCCCTGCTGGTATCCTGGATGGTTTATGGAAAAGCGGATATTCCGTCCATGCTAAACGGTGTACTGGCGGCTTTGGTCGCAATAACAGGGGCGTGCGCATTTGTAGCTCCTTGGGCGGCTCTGGTCATCGGTGCGGTAGCAGGGATTATTACCTTCTTCACAGCACAATGGTTTGAGCGTGCAAGAGTAGATGATCCGGTATATGCATTTTCCGTCCATGGTATTGCAGGGATGTGGGGCGCGATATCCACAGGATTGTTCGCTACTCCTGAGCTGGTGAAAATAACAGGTGTTGGTCAAGCGGGGCTGTTCTATGGTGGCGGATTAACACAATTGGGTGTACAGTTGCTTGGACTGGTAGGGACATTTGCTTTCGTATTCGTCATTTCCTTCATTATTCTGGGTGCGATGAAAGCCATTATGGGAATTCGTGTTACGGAAGAAGAGGAAACGATGGGACTGGATATCAGCGAGCATGGTACGTACGGCTATCCTGAGCAAATGAAACTGGTTGCCGAGGCTGAGAAGCGTTCTGGGATTGTAAGCTAA
- a CDS encoding DUF294 nucleotidyltransferase-like domain-containing protein, with amino-acid sequence MELQNTAPWVSSAEAIDHADTPESLRQARVDSQKWLLASQASAPLSDWLQTANDMHDRIAARAVQMCEKGMVEDGFGPPPVPYAFIAFGSMGRSESTLWSDQDNGMIISDAASAGKETYFMEFGRRVSAMLEYLGYPKCEGKVMCSEPLWRQTLSEWQEQLAKWSDDFAWEPIRYLIISSDMKHIAGDERLSAEWKRSFYALLRKHPDLPSAVLRNTVRHKATINILGQIVTERFGEHAGDFDVKYGLYIPLVNAVRFWALQHGVEETSTLKRLRRLALLEAAPSPLLDACERAFRIALQLRMATPVQEKNGLLVSKGYLAVKPLKQGKGWHELREALSTVRRLHRALQRQLRFTEGRRS; translated from the coding sequence ATGGAACTGCAAAATACGGCACCTTGGGTGAGTTCAGCCGAAGCGATTGATCATGCTGATACGCCTGAATCGCTACGGCAGGCCAGGGTCGATTCTCAAAAATGGCTGCTGGCTTCCCAAGCCTCCGCTCCGTTATCAGACTGGTTACAAACGGCGAATGATATGCATGACCGCATTGCAGCCAGAGCTGTGCAAATGTGCGAAAAAGGGATGGTTGAGGACGGCTTCGGCCCTCCTCCCGTCCCTTACGCATTTATAGCCTTCGGCAGCATGGGACGCTCGGAGTCGACGCTGTGGAGTGACCAGGATAACGGTATGATTATCAGTGACGCTGCATCTGCCGGGAAAGAGACATATTTTATGGAGTTCGGTCGGAGGGTGTCTGCAATGCTGGAATATTTGGGATATCCGAAATGTGAAGGGAAAGTGATGTGTTCAGAGCCGCTGTGGCGACAAACATTGTCTGAATGGCAGGAGCAGCTGGCAAAATGGTCGGATGATTTTGCCTGGGAGCCGATTCGTTATCTGATTATCTCGTCTGATATGAAGCATATCGCTGGAGATGAGCGATTGTCAGCAGAATGGAAACGAAGCTTTTATGCGTTGCTGCGCAAGCATCCCGATTTGCCGTCCGCGGTACTTAGGAACACGGTAAGGCATAAAGCGACAATTAATATTTTGGGTCAGATCGTTACCGAGCGCTTCGGGGAGCACGCGGGCGATTTTGATGTGAAATACGGTTTATACATCCCGTTGGTAAATGCAGTACGGTTTTGGGCTTTGCAGCACGGGGTGGAGGAGACCTCTACGTTGAAAAGGCTCAGGCGGCTCGCGCTGCTGGAAGCAGCGCCGTCTCCTTTGCTGGATGCTTGCGAGCGGGCCTTTCGGATCGCGCTTCAGCTTCGGATGGCTACTCCGGTGCAGGAGAAGAACGGACTCTTGGTTAGCAAGGGTTACCTTGCTGTCAAACCGTTGAAGCAAGGTAAGGGCTGGCATGAACTGCGTGAGGCGCTTTCTACGGTGCGGCGGCTGCATCGTGCGCTGCAAAGACAGTTGCGGTTTACGGAAGGGAGAAGGTCATGA
- a CDS encoding exonuclease domain-containing protein, which yields MKEPTQGGGFWSALRRGGVPSAIASVMGAPTAQQMAFIRSLTREQRRSEVLRTPLERLETVVFDLETTGFSAQHGDEILSFGAIRVVGDTIMEKEQFYTLVNPRTAIPEHITELTGITREMTDAALPLMDGLHDFMSFVGGRVLVAHASAHDKAFLNAALWKTSKVQLTHRVLDTMMLAKWLEPQQHQTYSLDELLTCQGIPIQGRHHALEDAKMTAKLWVAYVQEMLKRNVTNLADVYAHLSHA from the coding sequence ATGAAGGAACCAACGCAGGGAGGCGGCTTTTGGAGCGCTCTTCGCAGAGGAGGGGTGCCATCAGCCATCGCTTCTGTAATGGGAGCTCCTACGGCTCAGCAGATGGCCTTTATCCGTTCCTTGACCCGAGAGCAACGGCGCTCTGAAGTATTGCGGACCCCGTTGGAGCGTTTGGAGACGGTTGTTTTTGATTTGGAAACCACGGGATTTTCAGCGCAGCACGGAGATGAGATTTTATCGTTCGGTGCGATTCGGGTTGTCGGGGATACGATTATGGAAAAAGAGCAATTTTACACACTTGTCAATCCACGTACAGCAATTCCTGAACACATTACGGAGCTTACCGGGATTACCCGGGAAATGACAGATGCGGCTTTGCCGCTCATGGATGGGCTGCATGACTTTATGTCCTTTGTAGGGGGACGGGTGCTTGTAGCGCATGCCAGCGCTCATGACAAGGCTTTTTTGAATGCTGCGTTATGGAAAACATCTAAAGTGCAGCTGACCCACCGTGTTCTGGATACGATGATGCTCGCCAAATGGCTGGAGCCGCAGCAGCACCAAACGTATAGTTTGGATGAATTGCTGACCTGTCAGGGCATACCGATTCAGGGACGGCATCATGCGTTAGAGGATGCGAAAATGACGGCAAAGCTGTGGGTGGCGTACGTTCAGGAAATGCTGAAGCGTAATGTGACCAATTTGGCAGATGTGTATGCTCATTTAAGCCATGCCTGA
- a CDS encoding TlpA family protein disulfide reductase translates to MGAGWAPYGEGKSNPDERPGDWTVKKVVFIKFLMVMLVVGVASWGVATNMTYTYATSVPANNMQTQEEHEDGERFEAGKGVDTELDAIEVMQKIQPGQPLPSIILKGLDGKSYNMGVKRDKALVISFWASWCDPCRLEAPVLNELYSKYKHDVDVYGINVIRYDRLEDVQKFSRSLNLQFPVLLDEQGALFERFGGGAFPTHVMVDRLGQVREIIIGMLSERELERKIELLQKKEGAFEV, encoded by the coding sequence GTGGGAGCAGGATGGGCACCATATGGAGAAGGTAAGAGTAATCCAGATGAAAGGCCGGGTGATTGGACTGTGAAAAAAGTTGTTTTTATTAAATTCCTGATGGTTATGCTGGTGGTAGGAGTAGCTTCATGGGGAGTAGCAACAAACATGACTTATACTTATGCGACAAGCGTACCGGCTAATAATATGCAAACTCAGGAGGAACATGAGGACGGAGAAAGATTTGAAGCTGGCAAAGGGGTAGATACAGAGTTAGATGCTATAGAAGTGATGCAAAAGATACAGCCTGGTCAACCGCTTCCTTCCATAATTTTAAAAGGTTTGGACGGCAAATCCTACAATATGGGAGTCAAGCGCGATAAAGCGCTGGTAATTAGCTTCTGGGCCTCATGGTGCGATCCGTGCCGTTTGGAGGCACCTGTACTGAATGAGCTATATAGCAAGTACAAGCACGATGTGGACGTATATGGTATTAATGTAATACGCTATGATCGGTTGGAGGATGTGCAAAAGTTTTCCCGCTCGCTAAACCTTCAATTCCCAGTATTGCTTGATGAGCAAGGGGCTTTGTTTGAACGGTTTGGAGGAGGGGCTTTCCCAACTCATGTTATGGTTGACCGTCTTGGGCAGGTACGTGAAATCATAATCGGCATGCTAAGCGAGCGGGAGCTGGAACGAAAAATAGAGTTGCTGCAAAAAAAAGAAGGTGCCTTTGAGGTCTGA
- the cimA gene encoding citramalate synthase produces the protein MSTAISIFDTTLRDGTQGEGISLSADDKLKIAKKLDDLGVHYIEGGIPGSNSKDIEFFKRVQELGLQAKIVAFGSTRRKNSIAAEDVNLQRILESGAQAATLVGKSWDFHVHTALQTTLEENLSMIYDSIAFLKQGGMEVIFDAEHFFDGYKNNPEYALAVLKKAEEAGADWLVMCDTNGGTMPHEVHEIVSTLQSQLTRSQLGIHTHNDCELAVANTLSAVQAGARQIQGTINGYGERCGNANLCSVIPNLQLKLGYDCLDSDKLKQLHNTARFVSEVANVNLPVNQPYVGNAAFAHKGGIHVSAILRDSRTYEHIAPELVGNKQRVLVSELAGQSNVVSKAQELGITLDPSSNEARGVISRIKELEHQGYQFEGADASLELLIREAGGEVKEMFSFESFKVLVEKTAGRPVVSEAFLKLNVAGTSVYTAAEGNGPVNALDNALRKALSQYFPALRDMHLADYKVRVLDEKDATAAKVRVLIESKNYEDVWSNVGVSENVIEASWEALVDSFRYALLEAPSPKNQQTDLSPQGLVNH, from the coding sequence ATGTCCACCGCTATTTCTATCTTTGATACAACGCTGCGAGACGGTACTCAAGGAGAAGGAATTAGCTTGTCTGCTGACGACAAATTGAAAATCGCCAAAAAACTTGATGATCTTGGTGTTCATTATATTGAAGGCGGGATTCCCGGGAGCAACAGCAAGGATATCGAATTTTTCAAACGGGTGCAAGAGCTAGGACTTCAGGCAAAAATTGTCGCCTTCGGCAGCACGCGCCGCAAGAATAGTATCGCAGCAGAGGATGTCAATCTGCAGCGGATTCTGGAATCCGGTGCCCAGGCTGCTACACTGGTAGGTAAATCATGGGATTTTCATGTGCATACCGCCTTACAGACGACACTAGAGGAAAATCTGTCCATGATTTATGATTCCATTGCCTTTTTAAAACAAGGAGGCATGGAGGTAATTTTTGATGCCGAGCATTTTTTTGACGGCTATAAAAACAACCCGGAATACGCACTTGCCGTTTTGAAAAAAGCAGAAGAAGCAGGTGCGGACTGGCTTGTGATGTGCGATACAAACGGTGGCACCATGCCGCATGAGGTACACGAGATTGTCTCTACACTGCAAAGCCAGCTGACAAGGTCACAGTTGGGCATTCACACACATAATGATTGTGAATTGGCTGTAGCCAATACACTGAGTGCAGTACAAGCAGGCGCGAGACAAATTCAAGGTACGATTAACGGGTACGGCGAGCGTTGTGGTAACGCAAATTTGTGCTCCGTTATTCCGAATTTGCAGCTCAAGCTCGGCTACGATTGTTTAGACTCTGACAAGCTAAAGCAGCTTCACAACACGGCCCGCTTTGTCAGCGAAGTCGCCAACGTGAATCTGCCTGTGAACCAGCCATATGTCGGCAATGCTGCCTTTGCCCACAAGGGCGGTATCCACGTGTCAGCTATTCTGCGCGACTCGCGAACCTATGAGCACATCGCTCCCGAACTGGTAGGCAACAAGCAACGGGTGCTGGTCTCTGAGCTAGCCGGACAAAGCAATGTTGTGTCCAAGGCGCAGGAGCTGGGTATAACCCTTGATCCGTCCAGCAATGAGGCACGTGGCGTCATCAGCCGCATTAAGGAACTGGAGCATCAGGGCTACCAGTTTGAAGGAGCCGATGCTTCGCTAGAACTGCTCATCCGTGAAGCAGGCGGTGAAGTGAAGGAAATGTTCTCATTTGAGTCCTTCAAGGTGCTTGTGGAGAAAACAGCGGGCCGTCCAGTTGTATCCGAAGCGTTCTTGAAGCTGAATGTTGCAGGCACAAGCGTTTATACTGCCGCTGAAGGCAACGGGCCAGTCAACGCTCTCGATAATGCACTGCGCAAAGCTCTTTCTCAGTATTTTCCAGCTCTTCGAGATATGCATCTGGCTGACTACAAAGTACGTGTACTTGATGAAAAAGATGCCACTGCCGCCAAGGTACGTGTGCTCATTGAATCCAAAAATTACGAGGACGTCTGGAGTAACGTGGGCGTATCCGAAAATGTAATTGAAGCCAGCTGGGAAGCACTGGTGGACAGCTTCCGTTATGCATTGCTGGAAGCTCCGTCTCCGAAAAATCAGCAAACCGACCTATCGCCCCAAGGACTGGTAAATCACTGA
- a CDS encoding DNA polymerase IV, translating into MRDVSAYYPVGGRVILHVDMNAFYCSVHAAEEPEKYKGLPTAVAGSSELRRGVIVTCSYEARRLGISTGMVVQQARRICPQLIVIQPDFHLYRRYSKAFMSIAYSYTPMLEATSIDECYLDITGSKQFGTPMEIAEEIQRRVADELGLPCSIGVAPNKLLAKMASDLKKPRGISVLRLRDVPNILWNLPCGQLFGVGRKTADKLRQMNIRTIGQLAKADEHMLIGVFGVTGSWLKLAANGINHSPVNTEREPNKSIGHTTTLPMDVVKLEEAQRVLLNISDQVARRLRRHGMLAGGIQLTIRTPEMKTFTRSQVRSIPTESAEDIYKEACALYRRHWGEDKPVRLLGITLQQLVPKEEAAVQMDLFEYKDQPKKESLLKTMDALRDKFGENAVLTAGMLGDDPSVLLRNSKLRGTSLQKDNLQTPE; encoded by the coding sequence GTGAGAGATGTCAGTGCTTATTATCCGGTTGGTGGGCGGGTTATTCTGCATGTCGATATGAACGCATTTTATTGTTCTGTTCATGCAGCGGAGGAACCGGAGAAATACAAGGGACTGCCTACCGCCGTCGCGGGCAGCAGTGAGCTGCGCAGAGGTGTAATCGTAACCTGCTCCTATGAAGCCCGGCGATTGGGCATCTCAACAGGGATGGTCGTCCAGCAAGCCCGGCGGATTTGTCCGCAGCTTATCGTGATTCAGCCTGATTTTCACCTGTACCGTCGTTATTCCAAAGCTTTCATGAGCATTGCTTATTCGTATACGCCTATGTTGGAGGCAACTTCAATTGATGAATGTTATCTGGACATTACAGGTTCCAAGCAGTTTGGAACGCCTATGGAGATCGCGGAGGAAATTCAGCGCAGAGTAGCGGACGAACTGGGACTGCCCTGCTCCATCGGAGTGGCACCCAACAAGTTGCTGGCCAAAATGGCCTCTGACCTGAAAAAGCCACGTGGGATATCTGTTTTGCGCTTGCGCGATGTACCAAATATTTTGTGGAATCTTCCCTGTGGTCAATTGTTTGGCGTGGGACGAAAAACAGCCGACAAGCTTCGGCAAATGAATATTCGCACCATTGGCCAATTGGCCAAGGCGGACGAGCATATGCTGATCGGCGTATTCGGCGTGACTGGCTCGTGGTTAAAGCTGGCTGCTAACGGGATTAATCATTCTCCGGTCAATACTGAGCGGGAGCCGAACAAGTCCATCGGACACACCACCACCTTGCCCATGGATGTGGTGAAGCTGGAGGAAGCCCAACGGGTGCTTCTCAATATCAGCGATCAGGTAGCCCGCCGGCTTCGACGGCATGGCATGCTGGCAGGAGGCATTCAACTGACAATTCGGACGCCGGAGATGAAGACCTTTACGCGTTCTCAGGTAAGAAGTATTCCTACGGAAAGTGCAGAGGACATATATAAGGAAGCTTGTGCGCTGTATCGGCGGCATTGGGGAGAGGACAAACCTGTGCGTTTGCTGGGAATTACGCTTCAGCAGTTAGTCCCGAAGGAAGAAGCTGCCGTTCAAATGGATCTTTTTGAATACAAGGACCAGCCCAAAAAGGAAAGCTTGCTGAAGACAATGGATGCGCTACGGGACAAGTTTGGCGAAAATGCAGTTCTGACCGCTGGAATGCTGGGAGATGACCCTTCGGTACTTCTTCGGAACTCCAAACTGCGTGGAACTTCGCTGCAAAAAGACAATCTCCAGACGCCTGAGTAA
- a CDS encoding ferredoxin: protein MAKYTWVEKDTCIACGACGATAPDIYDYDDEGLAEVIFDGDGNQGIKAISDDLFDDMQDACDGCPTDSIKVADEPFNKEG from the coding sequence ATGGCTAAATACACTTGGGTAGAAAAAGATACATGCATTGCGTGCGGAGCCTGTGGTGCTACAGCACCGGACATTTATGATTATGACGATGAGGGCTTGGCTGAAGTGATCTTTGATGGAGATGGAAACCAAGGCATCAAGGCAATCTCAGACGACCTGTTTGATGATATGCAGGATGCTTGCGACGGTTGCCCTACTGATTCGATTAAAGTTGCGGACGAGCCGTTCAATAAAGAAGGTTAA